From the Salmo trutta chromosome 30, fSalTru1.1, whole genome shotgun sequence genome, one window contains:
- the LOC115167853 gene encoding proliferation-associated protein 2G4, producing MSGDDDPQEQTIADDLVVTKYKMGAEIANQALKAVVEAAKAGETVVSLCAKGDAFIMAETGKVFRKEKDLKKGIAFPTSVSVNNCVCHFSPLKSDPEIVLKDGDLVKIDLGVHVDGFISNLAHSFVVGVTKDAPLTGRKADVIIAAHLCAEAALRLVKPGNQNSQVTEAWNKIAKSFKCSAIEGMLSHQLKQHVIDGEKTIIQNPTDQQRKDHEKAEFEVHEVYAVDVLISTGEGKAKDAGQRTTIYKRDPDKQYGLKMKTSRSFFSEVERRFDAMPFTLRAFEDEGKARLGVVECAKHELLQPFNVLHEKEGEFVAQFKFTVLLMANGPLRITTELYEQELYKSEHEVEDADLKALLQSSASRKTQKKKKKKASKTVETETAPGHPAKVEETEAAK from the exons ATGTCTGGAGACGACGATCCACAAGAGCAGACCATCGCCGATGATTTGGTCGTCACCAAGTACAAAATGGGTGCCGAGATTGCCAACC AGGCCCTGAAGGCTGTGGTGGAGGCAGCCAAGGCTGGCGAGACAGTAGTCAGCCTCTGTGCGAAGGGAGATGCCTTCATCATGGCTGAAACTGGAAAGGTCTTCAGGAAGGAGAAGGACCTGAAAAAAG GCATTGCTTTCCCAACCAGCGTGTCTGTCAACAACTGCGTGTGCCACTTCTCTCCGCTGAAGAGTGACCCTGAGATCGTACTGAAGGACGGCGACCTCGTCAAAAT TGACCTGGGGGTGCACGTGGACGGCTTCATCTCAAACCTGGCTCACAGCTTTGTGGTGGGAGTGACCAAG GATGCTCCGTTGACGGGGCGTAAGGCCGACGTGATCATAGCGGCACATCTGTGTGCGGAGGCCGCCCTCAGGCTGGTCAAGCCTGGAAACCAG AACTCACAGGTCACAGAGGCCTGGAACAAGATCGCCAAGTCATTCAAATGCTCAGCCATAGAGG GCATGCTGTCCCATCAGTTGAAGCAGCACGTTATTGACGGAGAGAAAACCATCATTCAGAACCCCACGGACCAGCAGAG gaaGGACCACGAGAAGGCTGAGTTCGAGGTGCATGAGGTGTACGCCGTGGATGTGCTCATCAGCACCGGAGAAGGCAAG GCGAAGGATGCAGGCCAGAGGACCACCATTTACAAGAGGGACCCAGACAAGCAGTACGGCCTGAAGATGAAGACATCCAGGAGTTTCTTCAGCGAGGTGGAGAGACGCTTCGACGCCATGCCTTTCACTCTCAG GGCGTTTGAGGATGAGGGCAAGGCTAGGCTAGGTGTGGTGGAGTGTGCCAAACATGAACTGCTGCAGCCCTTCAACGTTCTGCACGAGAAAGAAG GTGAGTTTGTGGCCCAGTTCAAGTTCACCGTGCTGCTGATGGCCAACGGACCCCTACGTATCACCACAGAGCTGTATGAGCAGGAGCTGTACAAGTCTGAACACGAGGTAGAGGACGCCGATCTCAAG gccttgcTCCAAAGCTCAGCAAGCCGCAAGacacagaagaaaaagaaaaagaag GCTTCAAAGACCGTGGAAACTGAAACGGCACCAGGACACCCAGCGAAGGTCGAGGAGACCGAAGCTGCGAAATAA